From Campylobacter lari, a single genomic window includes:
- the hisH gene encoding imidazole glycerol phosphate synthase subunit HisH, which yields MICIVDYHLGNFKSVLKAFEKLNQEVIISSKKEDIKNASKLVLPGVGSFKQGMENLKKLALDELLKECVLKDKKPILGICLGMQLFASKGYEGGECEGLDFIKAKVLKFDLSKEKLLHSGWDDLQFSDKKSKLFDGILEKSDFYFVHSYYVECLESVETSFCEYEKPFCASFEKDNIFAVQFHPEKSQNVGLKLLENFANLKA from the coding sequence ATGATTTGTATTGTTGATTATCATCTTGGAAATTTTAAATCTGTTTTGAAAGCTTTTGAAAAACTTAATCAAGAAGTGATTATAAGTTCTAAAAAAGAAGATATAAAAAATGCCTCTAAATTAGTTTTACCAGGCGTTGGATCTTTTAAACAAGGTATGGAAAATTTAAAAAAACTTGCACTAGATGAGCTTTTAAAAGAATGTGTTTTAAAAGATAAAAAGCCTATTTTGGGGATTTGTCTTGGTATGCAACTTTTTGCTAGTAAGGGATATGAGGGCGGAGAGTGCGAAGGGCTTGATTTTATAAAAGCAAAGGTTTTGAAATTTGATTTAAGTAAAGAAAAATTATTGCATAGTGGTTGGGATGATTTACAATTTAGTGATAAAAAAAGCAAGCTATTTGATGGAATTTTAGAAAAAAGTGATTTTTATTTTGTGCATTCTTATTATGTAGAGTGTTTAGAAAGTGTGGAAACTTCTTTTTGTGAGTATGAAAAACCTTTTTGTGCAAGTTTTGAAAAAGATAATATTTTTGCTGTGCAATTTCACCCTGAAAAAAGCCAAAATGTAGGTTTGAAACTTTTGGAAAATTTTGCAAATTTAAAGGCCTAG